A genomic segment from Pyrodictium occultum encodes:
- a CDS encoding NTPase, translating into MYLYALVTGRPGVGKTTLVRRVAERLREEGYRLAGFYCPEVRRGGRRVGFRIMSLDGRHEAWLARVDGCSGPRVGRYNTCREAEEVASRAAEEASQADLVVIDEIGPMELKLPGIRGSILSILRSGKPGLFVVHERLSDREVLPQLQQRGRWFRVTLENRDSLVDEVYRFVKSIVHAVRASRGPAVN; encoded by the coding sequence GTGTACCTCTACGCGCTCGTCACGGGGAGGCCTGGTGTGGGCAAGACCACGCTCGTGCGCAGGGTGGCGGAGAGGCTCAGAGAGGAGGGCTATAGGCTAGCCGGCTTCTACTGCCCCGAGGTCCGCCGGGGAGGTAGGAGGGTAGGCTTCAGGATAATGAGCCTCGATGGCCGCCATGAAGCCTGGCTGGCCAGGGTGGATGGCTGCTCCGGCCCCCGTGTAGGCCGGTATAATACGTGTAGAGAGGCCGAGGAGGTTGCAAGCCGGGCGGCCGAGGAGGCGAGCCAGGCGGACTTGGTGGTCATAGACGAGATAGGCCCTATGGAGCTTAAGCTCCCCGGCATCCGGGGGTCAATCCTATCCATCCTCCGCTCGGGGAAGCCGGGGCTGTTCGTGGTGCATGAGAGGCTCTCCGACCGGGAGGTCCTACCCCAGCTCCAGCAGCGCGGCAGGTGGTTCAGGGTAACGCTCGAGAACAGGGACAGCCTCGTAGACGAGGTCTACAGGTTTGTGAAGAGCATAGTCCATGCAGTGAGGGCTTCCCGAGGCCCAGCGGTAAATTAG
- the rsgA gene encoding GTPase RsgA translates to MILASWRSLAWIVRRVDVVLEVVDARDPVSTRSLRLERMVQSLGKRLLIVINKADLVPRGVAEKWKRILEDQGYRTVYMAARDHKGTRVLRRAIRDVVETYPAIVAVAGFPKTGKSTIINALKGRHSASTSPIPGSPGYTTHAQLYRIGENLYMLDTPGVIPVEGGPLEAIIRGRPPEQLEDPVRPAVMLLERALRYNPLAVKEAYGIDEKDPYRILELIALKRGWRYKSDGEPLIEEAARTVIRDYHTGKLLFYVPPEEYMARKSSYKLHAAQRGLK, encoded by the coding sequence ATGATCCTCGCATCCTGGAGATCCTTGGCGTGGATAGTAAGGCGTGTCGACGTAGTACTCGAGGTTGTCGATGCGCGCGACCCGGTCTCGACAAGGAGCCTGCGGCTAGAGAGGATGGTGCAGAGCCTAGGGAAGCGCCTCCTAATAGTCATCAATAAGGCTGACCTGGTGCCCCGCGGGGTCGCTGAGAAGTGGAAGCGCATCCTCGAGGATCAGGGTTACCGTACTGTCTACATGGCTGCCCGCGATCACAAGGGTACCAGGGTTCTGCGCCGGGCCATAAGAGATGTCGTTGAGACCTATCCGGCTATAGTGGCTGTTGCTGGGTTCCCCAAGACCGGTAAGTCCACGATAATAAATGCTCTGAAAGGCAGGCATAGCGCCTCGACAAGCCCTATACCTGGGAGCCCCGGCTACACTACCCACGCCCAGCTCTACCGTATAGGCGAAAACCTCTACATGCTTGACACGCCCGGCGTCATACCGGTTGAGGGCGGCCCCCTGGAGGCTATCATACGTGGCCGGCCCCCTGAGCAGCTGGAAGACCCTGTCCGCCCTGCTGTAATGCTCCTCGAAAGGGCGTTGAGGTACAACCCCTTAGCTGTCAAGGAGGCTTACGGTATCGATGAGAAGGATCCATACCGGATACTCGAGCTTATAGCCTTGAAGCGTGGATGGAGGTATAAGAGTGACGGTGAGCCCCTCATAGAGGAGGCCGCCCGCACAGTGATACGTGATTACCACACGGGGAAGCTCCTCTTCTACGTGCCGCCGGAGGAGTACATGGCCAGGAAGAGCAGCTACAAGCTCCATGCTGCACAGAGGGGGCTAAAATAG